One Peribacillus simplex NBRC 15720 = DSM 1321 genomic region harbors:
- a CDS encoding LysR family transcriptional regulator yields MNIDHIEAFMYVVHLNSFHKAAEAMFLSQPTVSARIKTLESELDSVLFERQGRGIILTEKGKAFIPFADQIIRTFHQGKKQLKTGSELEEITIGANIITSQYFIPYALPLWKKENPNLRFKFISATNDALMEKLLQKQVDIAFMKDVTHSGLQNYKTLDNSIRLVVYPGHPFQLQTELTVQELAMEPLVFFECGAFDWNHVHKIFEVSNVEPRIEFQVDHLEVAKSLILSRSCIGFLPYLCIKKELEQGTLVEVDVSHLIKIKQHIYLTHLNHGLESPLLWKDILLSIRKFEKNHQQLQIQSN; encoded by the coding sequence ATGAATATTGATCATATTGAAGCTTTTATGTATGTTGTTCACCTTAATAGTTTTCATAAAGCCGCAGAGGCAATGTTTTTATCACAACCGACGGTTTCCGCAAGAATTAAGACGCTTGAGAGTGAACTCGATTCAGTACTATTTGAGAGGCAAGGGAGAGGGATTATTTTAACTGAAAAAGGGAAAGCCTTCATTCCATTTGCTGATCAAATTATTCGTACCTTTCACCAGGGGAAAAAGCAATTGAAAACAGGAAGCGAACTGGAGGAAATAACAATAGGGGCTAATATCATTACATCGCAATACTTTATTCCATATGCTCTTCCTCTATGGAAAAAGGAAAACCCCAATTTACGCTTTAAATTTATTTCAGCAACAAATGATGCATTAATGGAAAAATTGCTTCAGAAACAGGTTGATATAGCCTTTATGAAGGATGTTACACATAGTGGTCTGCAAAATTACAAAACCCTTGATAATTCAATTCGTTTAGTCGTGTATCCAGGACATCCATTTCAACTTCAAACTGAGCTAACAGTACAGGAATTAGCAATGGAGCCGTTGGTATTTTTTGAGTGCGGTGCGTTTGACTGGAACCACGTTCATAAAATTTTTGAAGTATCTAATGTAGAGCCGCGCATTGAATTTCAGGTTGATCACCTGGAAGTGGCGAAGTCGTTAATTCTTAGCAGAAGCTGTATCGGATTTTTACCGTACTTATGTATTAAAAAAGAGTTGGAACAGGGCACTCTGGTTGAAGTGGATGTGTCACATTTAATCAAGATAAAGCAGCATATCTATCTAACGCATTTAAATCACGGGTTGGAATCACCCTTACTATGGAAAGACATTCTTTTATCAATTCGGAAATTTGAGAAAAACCATCAGCAATTACAGATACAATCGAATTGA
- a CDS encoding FAD-binding oxidoreductase: MERTKLTGRIVTPNDAEYEQARVNNNLSFSKFPKVIVFCQNSNDVLNSLKWARENHTPFRVRSGRHSYENFSLVNGGLIIDISEMYNIKVNREKMIAKIEAGADLGRVYNKLWNYGTTIPAGTESSVGLVGLTLGGGIGMLTRRFGLTCDNLLEIEMVRACGKRGAKLIKANRKINSDLFWASCGGGGGNFGIITSLTFRVHPVSRVSVFSVTWGWEDFEAVFEAWQDWAPQADECLTSEIEFKAKEANEIIAKGEFVGTSQRLKQLLKPLTKTGSPINVMIKEVPYIEAVRFFDYPSGNQPAHRKRSGSFIEKAFPQQAIMTMKHFLGNAPNENAAIWHQSLGGVAGLKDPKETAFYYRDAIIAQEYQATWTNPEEERQNIRWIKDLKHALSPFTTGDYVNWPDTLIKDWPTAYYGENFKRLREVKTRYDPYNTFKFPQSIPPLNK; this comes from the coding sequence TTGGAAAGAACAAAGCTTACCGGGCGTATCGTTACACCAAATGATGCTGAGTATGAGCAAGCCAGGGTAAATAATAACTTAAGTTTTTCTAAATTCCCAAAGGTCATTGTGTTTTGTCAAAATTCCAATGATGTATTGAATTCACTGAAGTGGGCCCGGGAAAATCATACACCTTTCCGGGTTAGGAGCGGCAGGCATAGTTATGAAAATTTTTCATTAGTGAATGGCGGTCTAATCATTGATATTAGTGAAATGTACAATATCAAGGTCAATCGTGAAAAAATGATCGCAAAAATTGAAGCCGGAGCTGATTTAGGCCGAGTATATAATAAGCTATGGAACTATGGCACGACGATTCCGGCAGGGACCGAAAGCAGTGTTGGTCTTGTAGGTCTTACGCTCGGCGGTGGAATAGGTATGTTAACGAGGCGCTTTGGACTTACTTGTGACAATCTTCTTGAAATAGAAATGGTAAGGGCGTGTGGAAAGAGGGGCGCCAAACTCATTAAAGCAAACAGGAAAATTAATAGTGATTTATTTTGGGCAAGCTGCGGTGGAGGAGGTGGAAACTTCGGGATTATCACTTCTCTTACTTTCAGGGTACACCCCGTATCAAGGGTATCCGTTTTCTCCGTCACATGGGGGTGGGAAGATTTCGAAGCGGTGTTTGAAGCGTGGCAGGATTGGGCCCCTCAGGCTGATGAATGCTTAACTTCAGAAATAGAATTCAAGGCAAAGGAAGCAAACGAAATTATTGCTAAAGGTGAATTTGTTGGAACGTCACAAAGATTGAAGCAGCTTTTAAAGCCTTTGACAAAAACTGGTTCACCAATAAATGTCATGATAAAGGAAGTCCCATACATTGAAGCTGTGCGATTCTTTGATTATCCAAGTGGAAATCAACCGGCTCATCGAAAGAGGTCAGGATCTTTCATTGAAAAAGCTTTTCCACAGCAAGCAATCATGACCATGAAACATTTTTTAGGAAATGCTCCAAATGAAAATGCAGCCATTTGGCACCAATCTCTAGGAGGAGTGGCGGGTCTTAAAGATCCAAAGGAGACAGCTTTTTATTATCGCGATGCCATCATCGCCCAGGAGTATCAGGCTACATGGACCAATCCAGAAGAAGAACGGCAAAATATTCGGTGGATCAAGGACCTGAAACACGCTTTATCACCATTTACTACCGGTGACTACGTAAATTGGCCGGATACTCTCATTAAAGATTGGCCAACCGCCTACTATGGGGAAAATTTCAAACGGCTTCGAGAAGTGAAAACGAGGTATGATCCATACAATACGTTTAAGTTCCCTCAAAGCATACCTCCATTAAATAAGTGA
- a CDS encoding amino acid permease, whose amino-acid sequence MSNKELKRGLEARHIQMIALGGTIGVGLFMGSASTIKWTGPSVMLAYAIAGIFIFFIMRSMGEMLYLEPTTGSFATFASSYIHPLAGYMTAWSNWFQWVIVGMSEIIAVGLYMQYWFPELPAWIPGVVAMIILGAANLISVKSFGEFEFWFALIKIITIVLMIIAGLGLIFFGIGNGGDAIGLSNLWANGGFFTGGWTGFFFALSLVVASYQGVELIGITAGEAKNPTKTVTKAIQSIIWRILIFYIGAIFVIVTVFPWDQLDDLGSPFVSTFAKIGITAAAGIINFVVITAAMSGCNSGIFSAGRMLYTLALNGQAPKIFAKVSKNGVPAYCTIAVLLGLGIGVVLNYLAPPQLFLYVYSASVLPGMIPWFVLLISELKFRKVNAAEMEKHPFKMPLAPYSNYATIAFLLMVLVGMWFNPSTRISLVVGIVFLALVVASYYMLKMDKRTPLDVKSDDEISG is encoded by the coding sequence ATGTCAAACAAGGAATTAAAGCGAGGGCTGGAAGCACGTCATATTCAAATGATAGCTTTGGGCGGAACCATCGGAGTCGGGTTATTCATGGGATCGGCGAGCACGATCAAATGGACCGGGCCCTCTGTAATGCTTGCGTATGCCATCGCAGGTATTTTTATTTTTTTCATCATGCGTTCTATGGGTGAGATGCTATATTTAGAACCGACTACAGGTTCTTTTGCAACCTTTGCGAGCAGCTATATACATCCTTTGGCAGGTTATATGACTGCTTGGAGCAATTGGTTTCAATGGGTAATCGTCGGAATGTCCGAAATTATCGCGGTTGGGTTGTATATGCAATATTGGTTCCCGGAGTTACCTGCTTGGATACCAGGTGTGGTCGCCATGATCATCTTGGGAGCGGCCAACCTCATTTCCGTTAAATCCTTCGGGGAATTTGAATTTTGGTTTGCGCTTATAAAAATAATAACGATTGTATTGATGATCATTGCCGGCCTTGGCCTTATCTTCTTTGGAATAGGGAATGGTGGAGACGCAATTGGATTATCGAATCTTTGGGCAAACGGCGGCTTCTTCACGGGGGGCTGGACAGGATTCTTCTTCGCGCTTTCCCTTGTCGTGGCTTCCTATCAAGGCGTTGAGCTTATCGGCATCACTGCCGGAGAAGCGAAAAATCCAACGAAGACCGTAACAAAAGCGATCCAATCAATCATATGGCGCATTTTAATCTTTTATATTGGCGCCATATTCGTTATCGTGACAGTCTTCCCTTGGGATCAACTGGATGACTTAGGAAGTCCATTCGTTTCAACCTTTGCTAAAATAGGTATCACAGCAGCGGCAGGAATCATTAACTTTGTCGTTATCACAGCAGCCATGTCTGGATGTAACAGTGGGATTTTCAGTGCAGGTCGTATGCTTTACACATTAGCATTGAACGGCCAAGCTCCGAAAATATTTGCAAAAGTATCTAAAAATGGAGTGCCGGCCTATTGTACGATCGCTGTACTTTTAGGCCTGGGCATTGGTGTTGTCCTGAACTACCTTGCACCGCCGCAACTATTCCTTTATGTATATAGTGCGAGTGTTTTACCTGGGATGATTCCATGGTTTGTCTTACTTATCAGTGAGCTGAAGTTCAGAAAGGTAAATGCAGCTGAAATGGAGAAACATCCGTTCAAGATGCCGTTGGCCCCTTACAGTAACTATGCGACAATTGCCTTTTTGCTGATGGTGCTGGTCGGTATGTGGTTCAATCCGAGTACCCGGATTTCCTTGGTTGTCGGAATCGTTTTCTTAGCCTTGGTCGTGGCAAGTTATTACATGCTGAAAATGGATAAACGAACACCATTGGATGTTAAATCCGATGATGAGATTTCGGGATAA
- a CDS encoding amino acid permease produces MAKQELKRDLKNRHVQLIAIGGTIGTGLFLGSGKAIQLAGPSIIFTYLIIGISLFFVMRALGELLLSNAGYTSFTEFATEYIGPWAGFVTGWTYWFCWIMTAMADIIAVGVYIQYWFDIPQWVPALICLVVLLGLNLLTVKLFGELEFWFAIIKVITIIALIIVGIFLLIIGFKTNTGTVSVTNLWSHGGMFPNGISGFLLSLQLVVFSFVGVELVGVSAAETANPRKNIPSAINKIPVRISLFYVGALFVILCVNPWTQLDASSSPFVEVFALIGIPVAAGVINFVVLTSAASACNSGLFSTSRILYTLSKNDEAPAKLAKLNKQAVPSNALLTSTIVVSLGALLSKLIPEQAFTVVTTISAICFIWVWSIILISHIKYSKTRPDLRAESTFKAPFTPFVNYAILGLFLFILIVMLFAEATRLSLLLTPIWFILLVILYNYRKRR; encoded by the coding sequence TTGGCTAAACAAGAATTAAAAAGAGATTTAAAGAATCGTCATGTACAACTGATTGCAATAGGAGGAACCATTGGTACCGGTTTATTTTTAGGATCAGGAAAAGCCATACAATTGGCGGGTCCATCCATCATCTTTACCTATCTAATCATAGGGATTTCCTTGTTTTTTGTCATGAGGGCTTTAGGGGAATTGCTTTTATCCAACGCAGGGTATACGTCATTCACTGAATTCGCAACCGAATATATCGGTCCATGGGCCGGGTTCGTCACCGGATGGACCTATTGGTTCTGTTGGATCATGACCGCAATGGCCGATATCATCGCTGTCGGTGTCTATATCCAATACTGGTTCGATATCCCTCAATGGGTCCCGGCTCTAATATGCCTTGTCGTTCTGTTAGGATTGAACCTATTGACCGTTAAGTTATTTGGCGAATTGGAATTCTGGTTTGCCATCATTAAAGTAATCACGATCATCGCCTTGATCATCGTAGGAATCTTTCTTTTGATCATCGGCTTCAAAACAAATACAGGAACAGTTTCCGTAACGAACTTATGGAGTCATGGGGGTATGTTCCCCAATGGCATTTCCGGATTCCTGTTATCTTTACAGTTGGTCGTCTTCTCCTTTGTAGGGGTCGAATTGGTCGGGGTTTCCGCAGCAGAGACGGCGAACCCGAGAAAAAACATTCCGTCGGCCATCAATAAAATCCCCGTCCGGATTTCACTTTTTTACGTAGGTGCCCTATTCGTCATTCTCTGCGTAAACCCTTGGACACAATTGGATGCCTCGAGCAGCCCATTTGTTGAAGTATTTGCATTAATCGGCATTCCTGTCGCTGCAGGGGTCATCAATTTCGTTGTTTTGACATCTGCTGCTTCTGCATGCAACAGCGGTTTGTTTTCAACAAGCCGAATACTTTATACGTTAAGCAAGAATGACGAAGCCCCTGCTAAGCTTGCAAAATTAAATAAGCAGGCTGTTCCAAGCAATGCCTTGCTGACATCAACGATCGTTGTCTCACTAGGGGCATTGTTAAGCAAATTGATACCGGAACAGGCATTTACCGTTGTGACGACCATAAGTGCCATCTGTTTCATTTGGGTATGGAGCATCATTTTGATTTCCCATATCAAATATTCGAAAACACGACCGGACTTAAGAGCCGAATCGACTTTCAAGGCTCCTTTTACACCCTTTGTCAATTACGCCATTTTAGGATTATTCCTGTTCATCCTAATCGTTATGCTATTCGCTGAAGCTACACGACTATCACTGCTCTTGACCCCAATCTGGTTCATACTCTTGGTGATACTATATAACTATCGGAAAAGAAGATAG
- a CDS encoding DUF3311 domain-containing protein, whose protein sequence is MKIIYILTLVPFIGILGFLPFVNKIEPYVLGMPFNMFWMAMWVVLTSAILGIMYMLDPRNREGDQE, encoded by the coding sequence ATGAAGATTATATATATTCTTACTCTAGTTCCTTTTATAGGCATACTAGGATTTCTACCTTTTGTTAATAAAATAGAACCATATGTATTAGGGATGCCTTTCAATATGTTCTGGATGGCTATGTGGGTGGTCCTTACCTCTGCCATACTGGGCATCATGTATATGCTGGATCCCAGGAATCGGGAAGGTGACCAGGAATGA